The following coding sequences are from one Candidatus Nitrohelix vancouverensis window:
- a CDS encoding DUF2617 family protein: MDNQISFSLFRGFHDAPVSIFKRGAWALANGSRLDVAIIGQSHRIISQSGREVLTEFIACGPEQLVGDSIDQTPLQPGATHENEFTSAGFKYHYRIEVVNQLYIDMDAYRAALPTDAALQCISHGFENPSQNSQDAPFTGIAIDVRDNRFFTIHTYPENGFSILSETRISSRNPAHMAESASLIS; encoded by the coding sequence TTGGACAATCAGATTTCATTCAGCTTGTTCCGCGGCTTTCACGACGCCCCGGTTTCGATATTCAAACGCGGGGCCTGGGCTTTGGCCAACGGTTCCCGACTGGACGTCGCCATCATCGGGCAAAGTCACCGTATCATCAGTCAGTCCGGAAGGGAAGTTCTCACAGAATTCATCGCCTGCGGTCCCGAGCAACTGGTCGGAGATTCCATCGACCAGACCCCTCTCCAGCCCGGAGCGACGCACGAAAACGAATTCACGAGCGCCGGTTTCAAATACCATTATCGCATTGAAGTGGTCAACCAGCTTTATATCGACATGGACGCCTATCGCGCCGCGCTTCCGACGGACGCCGCCCTGCAATGCATCTCGCATGGCTTCGAGAATCCGTCGCAAAATTCACAGGACGCGCCCTTCACCGGCATCGCTATCGACGTTCGCGACAACCGGTTTTTCACCATACACACCTATCCTGAGAACGGTTTTTCAATTCTCAGCGAAACTCGAATTTCGAGCCGGAATCCGGCGCATATGGCAGAGTCGGCGAGCCTGATCTCATGA